Part of the Methylomonas sp. AM2-LC genome, AGCGTAATGAAAGGGACATACCTGCAAGAAAACGGGCACTTTATCGGCGAAGGTATCAATTTCTTGAAGCAATGCAAATACAGTTAACAGAAGTCATAAGATCAGACCCTACTCCTCCCAAAATGCATATTGACGAAATGCATACAGGTTTTTTAACAGGAAAGTATGATTAAATTAAAGTAATTAACCCCTATTTACTAAGCCAGGACCCGACAATTAACATGAATGGGGCGCTTGATATTTGAGGCAAAATTAAGCTGAAATCGGTTCAGCGTTTAGTTTGTTGCTACGCAGCTTTAACATGAGTTCAGATAATCCTAACAAGAGCATTAACCATTGTTCAGCCTCTGGTGTGTGATGCCGCAGGATAAAAAGAGGTAATGGTTGGAGTGATGACATTGTTAGAAAAATACGGCGCATTACAGCCCGAAAACTTACCATTTAGGTCAAAAAATTGATATTTATCATCCACTTGTACTCGCGTTTTGATATGCCAAACCACCTAAGCTTAGGGCTAACGTGTTGCCGTTATAGTTGACAAGACTATCATTTGAGGTTCCGTTAAAACTAATAGCACCAGCAGCAAAGGCCGGGTTATAGCAACAGATCCACTTTTGTGCAGCCAAGGCGTTTGGCGGCGTATCTTGTTAACTAGGTTTTTATGGTCTGCTTAGCTGGCGGCTATGTTAACAAGGCAAGTTTCGTGTTTAATATAGGTATGTTTACTTAGTTTATGAGAATGCCGATTGCTACAATTAATGTTGTACAGCAGGGCATTTGTCTTAGCTCTGGTTTTTTAAAAGAGACTAATCAAAAATAATAGTTTCAGCCTCATGTAAAACTGCTAACATTTTAGTCTTTTGCTGTTTATTAGCTCATAAATCTAAGGAATTGGAGAATCCAATGTTTCATCACCAGTATCGTGCAGATATCGATGGGTTAAGAGCCATAGCCGTTCTTGCCGTGGTTGCTTTTCATGTTTTTCCTGGCGCTATTCCAGGTGGCTTTATTGGTGTAGATATTTTTTTTGTAATCTCAGGCTTTTTAATAAGTGGCATTTTAATAAGAAGCTTTGAAAATGAAAACTTCAGCTATAAAGAGTTTTATGCGCGCAGAATAAACAGAATTTTCCCGGCCTTAATTTTAGTAATGGGCATAAGCTTGGCCTTTGGTTGGTTTGTATTGATGT contains:
- a CDS encoding acyltransferase yields the protein MFHHQYRADIDGLRAIAVLAVVAFHVFPGAIPGGFIGVDIFFVISGFLISGILIRSFENENFSYKEFYARRINRIFPALILVMGISLAFGWFVLMSDEYKQLNKHTAGGAGFISNFILWEEAGYFDTEADKKPLLHLWSLAIEEQFYIF